Genomic DNA from Alistipes indistinctus YIT 12060:
TACCGGCTTTCACCTGAGCCTGGACACCGGCCGAGGCAACGGCCATCAGGCACAACGGGATCAAAATTTTTTTCATATGATCAAACATTTAATTGGTCTTCGGAAAAACACGTAACAAAGCTAACTAAATTTTTAAAATACCCGGTCAAAATTTCAGGTAAAAATCACGCGTAAGGCCCCTGTAGGCTTCACTGTATTCCTGCGGGCGGCCCGTTTCCATGACCAGCGTCGCAAACCGCAGCGGCGCCTGACAGCGTGCAAATTCCATCAGCACCCGTTTCGCCGGCACGTCCGGTTTGGTCTGGACCTGCAACTTGCGTACGACATGCAAACCTCGCTCCAAAGCCATCTGTTCGAAAACGGCACCCTCATGGACAGGCAGAATTACGGCAAAAAGACCTCGCTCCGCCAGTAAAGCCAACACTCCTTCGATCAGCTCCCCGTAAGAAAGCGACACGGTGTGCCGACCGGCATTACGGCCCGGATCGGGCGACTGGAGCGAATCGACAAAATAAGGCGGGTTGGAGACAATCCGGTCGTAAAGGACCGTACCCCGAACCAAAGCGACGTATTCCTGCAAGGTTGTGCGGTACAGCCGCAAACGGCCGCTCCACGGCGAGCCGGCAAAATTCTGTGCCGCATCCAGGCAACTTCCCTCGTCCGGTTCGACAGCATCGACCTGCGCATGCTGCACCCTCTGTGCCGCCATCAAAGCGATGACTCCGGTACCGGTACCGACATCCAGTATGCGCCACGGGGTTTGTTCGGCCCCTTCTGCAACCATAATTTCAGCCGAAAAACAGAGATCGCACCAAGCCCCGAGCAATACCCCGTCCGTCCCCACCCGCATGGCCGAACGAGCCTGGGAAACGGTAAACTGCTTGAATGAAAAGTAAGAATTCCCCATATCGTGCAACATCAAACCAAAGGCGGGAAACCGATCCCGCCTTTGAGTCATGTCCTAACCATCCTGCAATCCGGCATGCGTAACGTCGCAGGTATATTCGTTATTTCCGGTAATCGGTTACCTCCACCAAACCGCGCGTGCCTTTGTACTTGCGGATATTACCGAACACTTTGATCTTCTGGCGGAATACCGTACCCTGATTGTCCGGAATATTCAACGCATCGCGCACTTTGCCTTCCGGCAGCATCACCGGGAAGCAGTCCTCGGGCTTGATCCCGCTGCCGTTGGTGTTGCCCAGCATCAGGTTGTCCTTGATGCCGGCCTCCGTGATATTGGTAAGCGTATCGATCCATTGTTTGTAATCGCTGCCGTCCACCACACCATTGACATAACCGGTTACCCAAACACCGTCGACCTCGTCGTCGAGCAGATGCTGCACGGCATAGGTCGTATAAGGGAAGAGCAGCGAACCGTCACCATACTGGGGCGCCACGGTAACCTCGAACACGAGCGGCGTGTAAGGCGGAATAATCGTTCCCCTATCGACGCTCCCGGTAGAGCTGTTCGCCGTAAAAGTGGGAAACTGTCCGGAAGAACCGTACCCGTAGGTCGAAGTAAAGACCATGGTGGCCGTTTCCCCGTACACCATCTTGGCTAATGCTGCATCCATACCGACTACCACGACATTCGTCGAGGTCGTCTCCTCTTCTTCGGAAGCTCCTACATCGACCGACAACGGTTCGTATTTGCCCGAAGAGGCATACTGTGCCAAGTTGTATTTTTTAGCCGTGTCCTCTATATTCGTATCGAATACGAAACCGTCGAGGAAGCGCCCCACGTAATAGATAGATACAGTAGAGTCTTTTTTTATTGTCGCCGTGTCTTTACCGAAAGAGATCGGCTTGAGGTAAAGGTTCGTACGCACGGTGTCGGTCAGGTTCATATTTAACTGCCCCACCGCATAGTTTTGCACCAGCGACGCCTCGTATTTTTCAGGATCCTTGACCACCCGAACCAGCTCCAGGTCCATAACGACCGGAATATTGGCGCCCAGTGCGTTCTGTCCACCGAACCCGGAGTATTCGTAACTGTATCCGCTCGACCCATAAGCCAGATCCGACGGAATATAGACACGCCACTGATCTCCCTCTTTCATATGCCCGAGCGCCAGATAATTGCCTACGATAAGGTTCAGATCCGAACCGTAATAAATGCTGTTATAGGGAGTGAACGGTACGTAGTCGGGTGTGTAATGCGTGTAGTAGTTAAACGTCCCCTGATATTTGGCAATTTCGGGATCGCGCGTCACGACCACATCCCCCGAAGCCATTGTCCTACCCGTATAATTGATCATGACCCACGTATCCACATCGGCGGGCGTCAACGCTCCGGGTTGCTCGGACGATTTGAGTTTCTCCACATATATCCCGCCGTCCAGCTTTTCGGCATTGGGGGCATACAACTGAATCCACGCCTCGAAAGAGCGTTCACGCAAGGTTTCATTGGATTCATCCTCGTTTTTCGCACAGGAGGCCGCGAGCAACCCGATTACGGCGCATACGGCGCAAGCGAAAACTTTTTTTCTCATATTCGACTATTTAACCACTTGATTCACTACTATATCCCACACCAATGGCGTATTGGCAGGAACCAATCCCAACGGTTTATTGCCATAACCCAGCCGGGACACCAGAAACAACTGCACTGAATCTCCCTGGCGGCATCCGTCCAAACCGAGCCGTACGCCTTTCACCAGGCGTGAATCGCTGAGCGAAATCTCCTGGGGCTCGAACGGCCAGTAATGCTCCAGATCCGTTAACGACTCTTCGTCGATCAAATCCTTACGATTGGTATAATAAAGCTCGCCCTTACCGCTGCTGCCCGAAGAAAACGCATAAACCGCAAAATCGATTACGGCCGAACTTTCGCCATCGAGCACCGGTGCCGTACCGTAGCCTTCCCGATCGGTGTTGGTGATATAGCGGTAGACGCCCGATTGTTCCGTATAAGCGTACTGCTGACCTTTCAGGTAGCTCGTAAAGGATGTGCGCTGGGTCTCCTCCAGTGTATCGTCCTGTTTCGAACAACCTCCCGCCACCAAGGCCGCCAGGGCCGCAATCACGTAAAATCGCCTCATCGTACTGCCGTCAATAGCTCACAAAATTATATTTTTTTTACCCAAAAGCAAAATAGGGGGCGCCTTACCATATTAAACTCACGGAAAGCCGGTTTATTGCACCGGAGCTGTGTTTTTTACATGAAAAAAGAGGTCGGTATGAAACCCAACCTCTTTTTACTCTCTTTGAACCGCCTCCGGACAGCTGCAAGGTATAGCCCTGCAAAAGCCGGTCCTACTCCCCGGACATGAAATAACGCTGCGACTTGAGCAGGTTCCGGGTTTGCAGCACCATCGTCTTCGTTTCGTTGATAATGGTCAGGTAGAGGATACTGCTGCGTGTAGTGGTCGTTTTGGCCTTGACCCGCTTGATCTGGCTCTTGATCGCGGCAGCCAACGTATCGAACAGTTTATCGCGCATCTGGAGAATCGCATCGAGCTGCGAGAAATCGTTGTTCTCCAACATCGTGTTGATTTTCTGATAAATGCTACTCACTTTCTCATTAACCTGCTGCAAATCGGCCACCTGTTCCTTGGTCATCCCCTCATGGTTGTTGTTGATGTGGTCGAAACTGGGCCGCGTGATGTGTACGAGCGCTTTGGTCACCTCGTTCATGTAATCGATGACCTGTACATAATAGTGCCCCGTCTCGATATAGTTTTCCTGCAGTTTGAAAAGCGTCGGCAGCATCTCATGCTTGCGTTCATGGGCAATCCGGTACAGCTCCTCGGATTCGCGCACCATCTGCTTGAGCAACTTACGGTCTTCGTCGAACAGCCCTACGAGCGTCTGCTGATAGATTTCAGTCACTTTGAGCATCGTTTCCGATACTTCGTGCACGCAACGCTCGATCACCGTCTGCTCCGGTCCGTCAGCCTCTTCCTCTGCCATCTTCTCTGCCTGTTTCTTCACTTTGCGGCTGTGCAGAATAGAACTTTGAACGAGCAGGTACGCGCACAGGCAAGCAAACAGCACCACTGCGATCATACCGCCCCACATCAGGCCCAGAGCTACCAGGAAGGCGATGGTAAAGGCGATCAGCGCTGTAAGGAACCAGCCTGCTATTACGGTCAGTACTCCGGTGATCCGGTACACTGCGCTCTCGCGTCCCCAGGCACGGTCGGCCAACGACGAACCCATCGCTACCATAAAGGTAACGTAAGTCGTCGAAAGAGGCAACTGCAACGACGTAGCCATCGAGATCAGGATCGAGGCGACCGTCAGATTCACCGTGGCACGTATCAAATCAAAAGACGCTTTGTCCTTGGTCTCTGGTGAGTAGACCGGAACAAAGCGGCTTTCGATAAAACGCTGCAAACGTTTGGGGGTATATTTTTCATAAGTTTTGTTGCAGTTCAGGGCGCTTCGAACAAGCGCGCGCGACACCGAGGTGGAACCGAACCGCTCCGCACCGGCATCCTGCCGGGCCAGGTTGATTTCCGTATCGGAAACCGTCTGCGCCTTTTTCGAAAACCACAGTGTTACGACCATAATCGCTCCAGACAGGAACAGGATTATCGGACGCGTCGTCACCGCACCGTTCAGGCTGCCCATCAGCGTATTGACATCCCCGGAACCATGCACGATCACGTTCTCATAGGAATCGAACCCGGCCACGAACACACCGATAAAGTTCACCAGGTCGTTACCCGCGAATGCCAATGCCAGCGACAAAGTGCCGGCCAGGACGGTAATCTTCAGGATATTCACCTTCAGCATGCTGAGGATCGACATGATGATGCTCCATCCCACCAGCAGAATGCCCAGCAAGGCCAGAATATGGGTATCCATCCAAGCCATCAGCGCGGGATTCATCAGCGAAGAGTCTTTCAGGCCCTTGAAGATCGCGAAATAGGAAATCGCGGTGATGGCGATACCGCACCACACGGCTCCTACCGTCTTGATCTTTCGCTGGTAACGGTATGAAAAAATCAGGCGTGTAATGTACATCACCGTAGTACCGCAGACAAAAGCGATCGCCACCGAAAGGAGGATCCCCGAAATGATCGCCATAGCCTTACCCGTATTGATATACGTGGCCAGGTCCGCCATCGTGTGCAGGTCGCTGTGCGTGATCTTGTAAACCGATACGCTCACGGCCGCGCCCAGCAATCCGAACACCAGCGAAACGGTCGTCGAAGTGGGCATGCCCAGCGTATTGAAGACGTCGAGCAGAATCACATTCATGAACATGACGGCCAGGAACAGCATCATCACCTCGGAGAAAGAGAACATTTCGGGATGGAACACCCCGCTGCGGGCTACTTCCATCATACCGCTGGAGGTGATCGCCCCGACGATGATACCTACCGAGGCAACCGTCATGATGACATAGCGCGGAGCGACCTTCGAACCCAAAGCCGAGTTAAGGAAGTTCACCGCATCGTTGGCCACTCCGACCACCAGCCCGGTAATGGCCAGGGTCATCATGATCCCCACGATGATCATGTACATACTATCCATAAAGTCTCAAATATTTGCTGTTTCGCCGGCAAAAATATAACAATTTGCCGGAAGATCAAGCCTTCAGCGGCAAAGATTAACGTTTTGTTCATCCGAAAGTTCCCTCAGCACCACGGTCGTCGGACACTATCCGAATGCTTTTTAAAGGCGTTTAAGCGCCATGCGGATCAGCTCTTCGACCTGCGCCTGGGGCTGTTCTTTGACCAGTGCGCGCAGCACCTTTTCGGAGGCCGGTTTGGCAAATCCGAGCATCATCAGCGCCGAAAGCGCTTCGGCGAACGATTCTCCTCCCGCCGCCTGCATCGGCAACTGTGCATCGCCTCCCGGCAATACCCCCAATTTATCACGCAATTCGACGATAATTTTCTGCGCAGTCTTGATACCGAGCCCTTTCACGCTCTTGAGCACATCGGCCTGCCCGGTGGAGATAATCGTGCGCACCTCGTCCGATGAAAAAGTCGACAAAATCATACGTGCCGTATTTCCGCCCACGCCCGACACGCCGATCAGCGCCCGAAATACTTCGCGCTCCGCAAGCGAATAAAACCCGTACAGGATTTGCGCGTCCTCGCGGACGATAAAATGAGTGTAGAGCTTGACTGTTTCGGAGGAACCGATGCTGGCGTAAGTTTGCAGCGAGATATTGAGGCTGTACCCCACCCCGCCGGCTTCGATCACCGCTTCGGCGGGCGTCAGCCGGTCGACAACGCCCCTGATATAATCGTACATAACGGCCTGTGTAATTTGGAAACAAAAATAGCGAAACAAAAATAAATATTATATATTTGCGCTATAATTAACTTTTAAACCTCTATTTCAGACGTATGAAAAATCTTCTGTTGGCCGCGTCGGCGGTCGCCCTGCTCGCCGCCACAGGCTGCTCGGACAAAAAGGGAGGCTCTGTCGCAATGTCGGGAGCCGATACCGTTACCACTGCCGCCAGCGCCAGCGTCGCTTATTTCAATATCGACTCGCTGATCAGCAAATACGATATGTACACCGACCTGCGTTCGGCTTACGAAGAGAAGGCCAAGAAAGCCGATGCGGAACTGACTTCGAAAGGACGTGCCCTCGAACGCGGGGTCCGCGACTACCAGGAGAAGGTGCAGAACGGATTGGTAACCCGTGCGCAGGCACAAGGTATCGAAGAGAACCTGAACCGCCAGCAGCAGGCTTTCGTACAGCACCGCGACCAGGTAATGGGCGAGATGGCCGAAGAGGAGCAGGTACTGCTCAACCAGATTCACTTCAGCATCACCGAATACCTCAAGGAGTTCAACAAGGACTACCGTTACAGCGTTATCCTCAGCACATCGACCGGCGGCCCGATCTACAATGCCGATCCCAAACTCGACATCACCACGGTTCTGCTCGAAGGACTGAACAAAAAATATGCGGCCGACAAGGGAAAAAACAAAAACGCGCTGCCCGCCGCTCCCAAAACGGAAGAGACCAAACCCGCAAAATAAGCTTCGCGGGTTCATAGCGAACCCGATACGGGAATTTCTCCACACCGATAACAAAATTTATACTATGAAAAAGCGCCCGGGATTTCCGGGCGCTTTTTCATATCTGTGAAATTTTCATTTACTTTGCTCTACCAAGATCGCTTCGTCATGCATAAAATACTGCTGTACGCCAAAGTGACCGCACGCCGGTTCAGCAATCCCGTCTTTTTCGGGCTGCTGGGACTTTCGTTTTTGCTGTGGTACATCACCAAACTGAGCTACACGTACACCACCGACATCACGATCCCGGTCCGCATCGACAGCACGCAATACACGGTGCGCTGCAACGTCGAGGGGATCGGTTACCAAATCCTGATGCACAAATGGACGCCGCGCAAAAATACGGTGATCCTTTCGGCCGACAACATCGCGGTCAATCCTTCGGCGGTCGTCCCCGGCTCCTACGACATTTCCACTTTCGCGCTGCAAAACATCATCTCGGCTAAAATTTCCGACCTGAAAATCAAATCGGTCGAAGCCCCCGTCGAAGTGGAACAGCCCAAACGTCCCAGATGAAAAAGATCGGCATAACAGGAGGAATCGGCAGCGGCAAAAGCACCGTGTGCCGCGTATTCGCCATGCTCGGAGCCGCCGTGTACGATTCGGACCGCGAAGCCCGGAGACTGATGAACCGGGATCCGCAACTGATTATGCGGATAAGTTCGTTGTTCGGCCCCGAAGCATATCGGGACGGCGAGTTGAACCGTTCGTACGTCGCCGCAGCCGTTTTCAACGATCCCGCCCTGCTCGCGCAACTCAACGGAATCGTCCATCCGGCCGTAGCCGCCGATTTCCAGCAATGGAGCCTGCAACAACACGCGCCTTATGTCATCGAAGAGAGTGCGATCCTCTTTGAAGCCGGGGCCGACCGCCAGATGGACGCCACGGTCGCCGTGGTAGCGCCCGAAGAGGTACGCATCCGGCGCACCTGCCTGCGCGACGGCACGGACGAAACGGCCGTCCGTGCACGGATCGCACGCCAGATGGGCGACGAAGAACGCGTCTCGCGCGCAGACCACGTTCTGATAGCCGACGAGAGCAGGCTGCTGATTCCGCAAATTATCGAACTGCACAACCTTTTCATCCGATGACCACACTAACCGTCGGCTCCCACCGGATCGACTTGTCTATCCCCGCCGTGATGACCATCGTCAATGTCACGCCGGATTCGTTTTACGCAGGCAGCCGCACCGCATCGACCGAAACAATCGCCGCACGGGTCCGCGAAGCCGCCGCGGCCGGGACCTCGATGCTCGATGTGGGCGGGTACTCGTCACGCCCCGGAGCGGAAGACGTTTCCCCCGGCGAGGAGACCCGCCGCCTCGCTGCGGCCCTGGAGGTGATCCGCCGCGAAGTACCGGAATTACCCGTTTCGCTCGACACGTTCCGGGCCGAAGTAGCCGAAAGGATCATCCGCGACTATGGCCCCTGCCTGATCAACGACATTACCGCCGGAGAGGCCGATCCGTCCATGTTCGGCACCGCCGCCCGCCTCGGGGTGCCCTACATCGCGATGCATATGCGGGGAATGCCCGACAACATGCAGCAACTGACCGATTACCGCGATATCACGGCCGAAGTCTGTTCCTATTTCGAAGAGAAAATGCAACGGCTGCAAGAGGCCGGAGTGCAGCAGGTAATTCTTGACCCGGGATTCGGTTTCGCCAAGACCGTCGAACAGAATTATGAACTGCTCGCCCGGATGCACCGCCTAACCGGACTCGGCTGTCCGCTGCTCGCCGGGATATCGCGCAAAAGTATGATCTACAAAGTGCTCGACACCGACCCGGCCGATGCGCTAACCGGCACCACGGCACTGCATTGGGAGTGCCTGCGGCAAGGCGCCGCGATCCTGCGGGTACACGACACCCGCGAAGCGGTACAGGTCGTGCGGCTGTGGCGGAAATTCCGCGAAAATTCGTAACTTCACCGGCGGAACACGGCCGAACGGTTTTGTTTAGCCGTTACGCTTACTGGATCTACCCCGGCTCAACTCACCCTAATGCAATTCCCCATGATCGAGACCAAAGACGTACACAAAAGTTTCGGGACGCTCGAAGTCCTCAAGGGCATCGACTTACGTATAGACAAAGGCGAGGTGGTTTCCATCGTAGGACCGAGCGGTGCGGGGAAAACGACGCTGCTGCAAATCCTGGGTACGCTGAGCCGCCCCACTTCGGGCGAAGTGATGATCGACGGCACGCCGGTACAGATGCTTTCGGACAAACAAATTTCGAAATTCCGCAACACGAAGATCGGCTTCGTATTCCAGTTCCACCACCTGCTGCCCGAATTTACCGCGATGGAGAACGTCTGCATCCCGGGCTATATCGCACGACGCGACCGGACGGACGTCGAACGGCAGGCCCGCGAACTGCTCGAAATGCTTGGCATGGAGCACCGCACCGAACACAAACCCGCAGAACTCTCGGGCGGGGAACAGCAACGCGTCGCCATCGCGCGTGCACTGATCAATTCACCTGCCGTACTGCTGGCCGACGAACCCTCGGGCAATCTCGACACGAAAAACAAAGAGGAGATACACAAACTCTTCTTCACACTGCGCGACACGCTGGGACAGACGGTCGTAATCGTCACACACGACGAACAACTGGCCCGGATGTCCGACCGGGAGATCATGATGGTCGACGGGTGGATCCGCCCCTGAACCGCCCCCCCGCTTTCCGCCGCCACCCCGATTCACCCCGGAGCTCCGGCGAACCTGCAATTCGAATCTTATTCACTTAATCCATAAAACCACATGAAAAAAACAGGAATCTTCTCTCTGCTTCTTTTACTGGTAACCACCGCATGGGCGCAACCCTCTCCCACCGTACCCGCTGCGCTCAAAGAGACCAAAGTATCGAACGCCGAACTGCTCAAATGGACGTTCAACGGCATCGGCAAAGTATACGACGAATC
This window encodes:
- the coaE gene encoding dephospho-CoA kinase (Dephospho-CoA kinase (CoaE) performs the final step in coenzyme A biosynthesis.) encodes the protein MKKIGITGGIGSGKSTVCRVFAMLGAAVYDSDREARRLMNRDPQLIMRISSLFGPEAYRDGELNRSYVAAAVFNDPALLAQLNGIVHPAVAADFQQWSLQQHAPYVIEESAILFEAGADRQMDATVAVVAPEEVRIRRTCLRDGTDETAVRARIARQMGDEERVSRADHVLIADESRLLIPQIIELHNLFIR
- a CDS encoding inorganic phosphate transporter encodes the protein MDSMYMIIVGIMMTLAITGLVVGVANDAVNFLNSALGSKVAPRYVIMTVASVGIIVGAITSSGMMEVARSGVFHPEMFSFSEVMMLFLAVMFMNVILLDVFNTLGMPTSTTVSLVFGLLGAAVSVSVYKITHSDLHTMADLATYINTGKAMAIISGILLSVAIAFVCGTTVMYITRLIFSYRYQRKIKTVGAVWCGIAITAISYFAIFKGLKDSSLMNPALMAWMDTHILALLGILLVGWSIIMSILSMLKVNILKITVLAGTLSLALAFAGNDLVNFIGVFVAGFDSYENVIVHGSGDVNTLMGSLNGAVTTRPIILFLSGAIMVVTLWFSKKAQTVSDTEINLARQDAGAERFGSTSVSRALVRSALNCNKTYEKYTPKRLQRFIESRFVPVYSPETKDKASFDLIRATVNLTVASILISMATSLQLPLSTTYVTFMVAMGSSLADRAWGRESAVYRITGVLTVIAGWFLTALIAFTIAFLVALGLMWGGMIAVVLFACLCAYLLVQSSILHSRKVKKQAEKMAEEEADGPEQTVIERCVHEVSETMLKVTEIYQQTLVGLFDEDRKLLKQMVRESEELYRIAHERKHEMLPTLFKLQENYIETGHYYVQVIDYMNEVTKALVHITRPSFDHINNNHEGMTKEQVADLQQVNEKVSSIYQKINTMLENNDFSQLDAILQMRDKLFDTLAAAIKSQIKRVKAKTTTTRSSILYLTIINETKTMVLQTRNLLKSQRYFMSGE
- a CDS encoding OmpH family outer membrane protein produces the protein MKNLLLAASAVALLAATGCSDKKGGSVAMSGADTVTTAASASVAYFNIDSLISKYDMYTDLRSAYEEKAKKADAELTSKGRALERGVRDYQEKVQNGLVTRAQAQGIEENLNRQQQAFVQHRDQVMGEMAEEEQVLLNQIHFSITEYLKEFNKDYRYSVILSTSTGGPIYNADPKLDITTVLLEGLNKKYAADKGKNKNALPAAPKTEETKPAK
- the folP gene encoding dihydropteroate synthase, translating into MTTLTVGSHRIDLSIPAVMTIVNVTPDSFYAGSRTASTETIAARVREAAAAGTSMLDVGGYSSRPGAEDVSPGEETRRLAAALEVIRREVPELPVSLDTFRAEVAERIIRDYGPCLINDITAGEADPSMFGTAARLGVPYIAMHMRGMPDNMQQLTDYRDITAEVCSYFEEKMQRLQEAGVQQVILDPGFGFAKTVEQNYELLARMHRLTGLGCPLLAGISRKSMIYKVLDTDPADALTGTTALHWECLRQGAAILRVHDTREAVQVVRLWRKFRENS
- the ruvA gene encoding Holliday junction branch migration protein RuvA, coding for MYDYIRGVVDRLTPAEAVIEAGGVGYSLNISLQTYASIGSSETVKLYTHFIVREDAQILYGFYSLAEREVFRALIGVSGVGGNTARMILSTFSSDEVRTIISTGQADVLKSVKGLGIKTAQKIIVELRDKLGVLPGGDAQLPMQAAGGESFAEALSALMMLGFAKPASEKVLRALVKEQPQAQVEELIRMALKRL
- a CDS encoding ABC transporter ATP-binding protein, which codes for MIETKDVHKSFGTLEVLKGIDLRIDKGEVVSIVGPSGAGKTTLLQILGTLSRPTSGEVMIDGTPVQMLSDKQISKFRNTKIGFVFQFHHLLPEFTAMENVCIPGYIARRDRTDVERQARELLEMLGMEHRTEHKPAELSGGEQQRVAIARALINSPAVLLADEPSGNLDTKNKEEIHKLFFTLRDTLGQTVVIVTHDEQLARMSDREIMMVDGWIRP
- a CDS encoding FKBP-type peptidyl-prolyl cis-trans isomerase, with the translated sequence MRRFYVIAALAALVAGGCSKQDDTLEETQRTSFTSYLKGQQYAYTEQSGVYRYITNTDREGYGTAPVLDGESSAVIDFAVYAFSSGSSGKGELYYTNRKDLIDEESLTDLEHYWPFEPQEISLSDSRLVKGVRLGLDGCRQGDSVQLFLVSRLGYGNKPLGLVPANTPLVWDIVVNQVVK
- a CDS encoding tRNA1(Val) (adenine(37)-N6)-methyltransferase; amino-acid sequence: MGNSYFSFKQFTVSQARSAMRVGTDGVLLGAWCDLCFSAEIMVAEGAEQTPWRILDVGTGTGVIALMAAQRVQHAQVDAVEPDEGSCLDAAQNFAGSPWSGRLRLYRTTLQEYVALVRGTVLYDRIVSNPPYFVDSLQSPDPGRNAGRHTVSLSYGELIEGVLALLAERGLFAVILPVHEGAVFEQMALERGLHVVRKLQVQTKPDVPAKRVLMEFARCQAPLRFATLVMETGRPQEYSEAYRGLTRDFYLKF
- a CDS encoding FKBP-type peptidyl-prolyl cis-trans isomerase, with amino-acid sequence MRKKVFACAVCAVIGLLAASCAKNEDESNETLRERSFEAWIQLYAPNAEKLDGGIYVEKLKSSEQPGALTPADVDTWVMINYTGRTMASGDVVVTRDPEIAKYQGTFNYYTHYTPDYVPFTPYNSIYYGSDLNLIVGNYLALGHMKEGDQWRVYIPSDLAYGSSGYSYEYSGFGGQNALGANIPVVMDLELVRVVKDPEKYEASLVQNYAVGQLNMNLTDTVRTNLYLKPISFGKDTATIKKDSTVSIYYVGRFLDGFVFDTNIEDTAKKYNLAQYASSGKYEPLSVDVGASEEEETTSTNVVVVGMDAALAKMVYGETATMVFTSTYGYGSSGQFPTFTANSSTGSVDRGTIIPPYTPLVFEVTVAPQYGDGSLLFPYTTYAVQHLLDDEVDGVWVTGYVNGVVDGSDYKQWIDTLTNITEAGIKDNLMLGNTNGSGIKPEDCFPVMLPEGKVRDALNIPDNQGTVFRQKIKVFGNIRKYKGTRGLVEVTDYRK